The proteins below come from a single Dehalococcoidia bacterium genomic window:
- the dapF gene encoding diaminopimelate epimerase — protein MTKIKFTKMQATGNDFVVMEAKRNRDWNVLATAMCDRRLGVGADGIILVMPSRKADIRMRMFNPDGSEAEACGNGTRCLARYAIGRGLVDGKEITIETLGGSRKARQLDDMIQVDMGEPIFKAGLIPVKLNRDAVIDHPLAIGGRRLKLTCLSMGNPHAVAFIDEAIEKFPLETIGPKVENHPFFPKRVNFEIANVMGKGRIRARVWERGAGETLSCGSGACAIAVAARLHRFCGKKTNVALPGGTLTIDWDGKSQVKLTGPAEEVFTGTWPG, from the coding sequence CGTTGTCATGGAAGCGAAACGAAACCGCGACTGGAATGTATTAGCTACGGCCATGTGCGATCGCCGCTTAGGGGTGGGCGCGGACGGCATCATACTGGTCATGCCATCCCGGAAGGCCGACATACGCATGAGGATGTTCAACCCGGACGGCTCCGAGGCCGAGGCCTGCGGCAACGGCACCAGGTGCCTTGCCAGATATGCTATCGGCCGGGGATTGGTCGACGGTAAAGAGATTACGATAGAGACGCTCGGCGGATCGAGGAAGGCGCGGCAGCTTGACGATATGATACAGGTCGACATGGGAGAACCGATTTTCAAGGCCGGGCTGATCCCGGTCAAGCTAAATCGCGACGCGGTGATCGATCATCCGCTCGCCATCGGCGGCAGGCGGCTGAAGCTGACCTGCCTCTCGATGGGCAACCCCCATGCCGTCGCGTTCATCGATGAGGCTATAGAGAAATTCCCTCTCGAAACGATCGGCCCGAAGGTCGAGAACCACCCGTTCTTTCCAAAGCGGGTGAATTTTGAGATAGCGAATGTGATGGGCAAAGGCAGGATACGCGCCCGGGTCTGGGAGCGCGGCGCGGGCGAGACGCTCTCCTGCGGCAGCGGTGCCTGCGCCATAGCGGTGGCGGCGCGATTGCACAGGTTCTGCGGTAAAAAAACGAATGTAGCGCTGCCGGGCGGGACACTGACCATCGACTGGGACGGGAAGAGCCAGGTGAAGCTGACCGGCCCCGCGGAGGAAGTGTTCACGGGAACGTGGCCGGGATAA